The window GATGCACAAATTAAGATGCCTTATCTGGTGCCGGCTACGGCGCAGAAGCAGGAAGAAGCGAGGCTGCAGGAGCTGAAGAATGGAGCTGTTCTGCCGCCGATAGAGACGTTCAGACTCAAGCGTGACGGATCGATTGTGGAGGTCAGCGTCAGTACCTCGATCATCCGTGATGAAGATGGCCGCCCGCAATCGTTTGTACATGTCTCCAGGGATATGACCGAACGTAACCGGATTGAAGAACTGCTGAGACGATCTGAAAAACTGACTACTGTTGGCCAGCTTGCGGCTGGGGTAGCCCATGAAATCCGTAATCCGCTTACGACACTCCGCGGATTCCTGCAGCTCCAGAAAGAGAAGGGTCTTCTCATACCGCTCCATATTGATCTGATGCTCTCAGAACTGGAACGGATCAATATGATTGTGAGTGAATTTCTGATTCTGGCCAAGCCGCAGGCTGTCCACTTCCAGGAGAAGGATGTGCGGCACATTCTGAATGATGTCATTTCCCTGCTGGGCAGCCAAGCCCATCTCTTCGGCATTGAATTTGAGTCGCAGTTCTCTGAGCAGCCTGCAATGGTACATTGTGAGGAGAACCAGTTGAAGCAGGTATTTATAAATATCGTTAAAAATGCAATTGAAGCTATGCCTGAAGGCGGCACCATCACCGTTAAGCAGCAGACGAAGGAGAATTCTGTTATCATTGTACTCTCGGACGAAGGCGAGGGAATCCCTGAGGATATGCTGCCGAAGCTGGGTGAGCCTTTCTTTACGAATAAGGAAACAGGAACAGGTCTTGGGCTGATGGTCAGCCAGCGGATTATCCAGGCCCATAAAGGCAGTATGGAAATTCGCAGTGAATACGGCAGCGGGGCTGAAATTACAATTATACTGCCTGCAGCACGTGAGCCGGGACCCCAGTCAAGGATTGATTAAAGAACGGAGTGAAGACAGAAGTGAGAATTAATAAATTCATCAGTGAGACAGGATACTGTTCACGCCGTGAAGCAGACAAGCTGGTTGAGAGCGGAAGGGTGACCATCAACGGAGAGCGTGCTGTGCTTGGCAGCCAGGCCTCTACGGGTGATAAGGTGCTGATCGATGGAAAAGAGCTTGAAACGGGCAGCAAGGTCGTTTATATCGCTCTAAATAAACCGGTGGGCATCACCTCCACCACAGAAGCCCATATTCAGGGCAATATCGTTGATTTTGTGGGCCATCATGAACGTATTTTCCCGATAGGCCGGCTCGATAAAGATTCAGAAGGCCTAATCCTGCTTACTAATGACGGCGATATCGTCAATAAAATATTGCGTGCTGAAGGTAAACACGAGAAGGAATATGTTGTAACGGTAGACAGACCAGTTACACCGTCCTTTATCACAGGGATGTCGAGTGGAGTCAAGATCCTTGGCGGCAAGACGCTTCCCTGTGAAGTGACACGGATAAGTGAGCGGGTATTTCGCATCATTCTGACCGAAGGAAAGAACCGGCAGATCCGCCGTATGTGCAGTGCTTTTGGTTATGAGGTTAGACGCCTCCAGCGTATCCGTGTTATGAACATTCGCCTGGGAACCTTACAAACCGGTCAATGGCGCGAGTTATCGGCACAGGAGAAGCAGGAGCTGGGAGCCATGCTGAATTATGAACTACAGTAGCGGCCAAAAAACGGGGCAATAGCCAAAAGTAAAGAGCTGTTCGGCGGGGAGACCCGGAGAACAGCTCTTTATTTGCACACTGGCACTTATTTGCCGGAAGGAACAACGGTTGTAGTATTCGCTGCCTCCTGGTATTTACGAAGGATGGAGACTTCTACACGGCGGTTCTTGGCCCGTCCGGCCGCAGTAGTATTGGGGGCAATCGGATGATATTCCCCGTATCCGATCGGACTGAACTTGACGGGATTCAGGTTCGGGTTCAGCAGCAGAATTTTCATGAAATGAAGTGCACGGTCTACGCTGAGGTCCCAGTTGGACGAGTAGCTGCTGTTGGAAATCGGAATGTTATCCGTATGTCCCTGCACCAGCACATCGTAATCGGGAAATTGCTGCAGCATGCTTGATATCGACTTAGCCAGCTGGCGCGACTCATCTTTTACCTCTGCCTGTCCGGACGCGAACAGGGCGTTGTCGCTGATCGTAATCATCAGCTGCGACTGATTCAGCTTGGTGCTGAGCAGATCGCTAAGCCCGTTTTTATCAATATACTGATCGAACTGCTTCTTCAGCTTCTCGAGATCCTCTTGTTCCTGTTTACGCAGCTTGGCAAGATCGGATTCTCCCGTATTTTCGGCAACGACACTGTCCATCTTATCATTCTTGCCCTGATCGAGCTGGGACTTAGTAGGAGTCGCTGACCGTTGGTCGAGAATGCCTGTTCCGCCGTTCAGCGCGTTGCTGAAGGCCTGGCTCATTTCTTCAAATTTCTTGGCGTCTGTAGCACTCATGGCGTACATAACGAGGAACAGGGCGACCAGCAGTGTCATTAAGTCAGAATAGGGCAATAGCCAGGATTCGTCGGCATGCTCTTCGTGTTCTTCATGTCTAGTCTTTTTGCTCACTCGAGCCGCCCTCCTTACTGCTTAGCTTGGCACGCTCCGAAGGAGTCAGGAAGACAGACAGTTTCTGGTTAATAGCGATGGTTGAAACCCCTGATTGGATGGACAGCAGCCCCTCCACCATCATCAGTCTGATTTGTATTTCTTTTTTGGAGATTCGTTTGAGCTTGTTAGACATCGGGTGCCACAATACATAACCGGTGAATATACCGAGCAGAGTAGCTATAAATGCGCCGGCGATCGCGTGGGCCAGAATTTCCATATCACTCATATCCGCAAGTGCGGCAATCAAGCCGATAACGGCCCCGAGTACACCAAGTGTTGGAGCATACATACCCGCCTGGGAGAAAATCAGCGCTCCGGCTTTATGTCTATCTTCTGTAGCATGGATATCTTCCATCAAAACATCACGGACAAATTCCTGATCGTTGCCGTCGATAATCATGCGCATCCCGTTTCTCAGAAAATCGTCCTCGATTTCGTCTACTTTGGATTCAAGCGCCAGCAATCCTTCACGCCGGGTAATGGATGCCCATTCCATAAACAAAGTGATCAGATCAGACTTTTGCACCATTTTCTGCTGAATAAAGAGCAGCTTGAACAATTTGGGAATACTTTTGATTTCCGACATCGGAAAGGCCATGAAAATGGAGGCTGTTGTACCGAGAAAAATGATGAGATAAGCTGCGGGAGTGTTCAAGCTGGTAAGCGGAGCATGCTTGAGCACCATCCCATAAAGGACTGCAATCAGACCAAAGACCAAACCAAGTATTGTTGAAATTTCCATTTATGCACCTCGTCCATGAGAATTAAGAAGTGATCCGTTATAACCGCATATATCATCCTTGAACAGCGGCGGGACACCCTGTGTGTAATAAAATCACGTATATTCTTATTTATCGTCAGCATTCCCTTTTTTGTGAAGTCATTTTTTCGGCTATAATGGGTAAGGTAAGTTATTATTCATCTGTGGAGAAAACGGAGTGATAGACGTGGGTGTTAAGCACGGAAGAGATTACAGCGAGATCTTAAATGAACTGACGGAAGCCGTTGGGCGTATTTCGGACGGGTATCTATTCTTTGAAATGGAGCCGGACGAATGGCAGGAGCTGCCGCAGGAATCGAAGATGGAAGTATGGGAAGCGCTGGCAGAGGATCTGTTTTATGCGCTTGGCAATGAGCCTATGATTCAGGTGGGCAGCGGTGTTGTGATCTATGATAAGGAGACGCACCGGATCAACATTTTGCTTGGTGAGGAAGATTTGGCATCGGTGGTTCTTGTCTAGAGCGGATGCAGCGGCAGGCGGCAAGTTTGCCCGGCGGCTGCGGCACGTGGTAAAATTGAGGCTGACGAGTGCTATTTGCCGGGAATTGAGAATACATTAAACCGAAAAAAAGCCTTCATCCTGGCGCATCCCTTGGTCTTTTAGAAGCTAAGGGATGTTTTGTTTAAGGCTTTATAGAGTAGGTAAAGAACTGGGTTGTACGGACTTTACTGCTAATTTAGTAAGGGAGGAAGCAAATTGCAATTTACAGAGGAAGAACTGCGTGAGCAGATAAGTAAGCTGGAGGGGTGGAAGCTGGACCAGGGGGGTGTGGTGCGCAAATATATGTTCAACGAATATATGAAGGGCATTGCCTTTGTGGATGAAGTAGCCGCCATATCTGAGGCCTTCGATCATCATCCGCATATTACCATTGACTACAAGACTGTGATCCTGCGCTTATCGGCAAAAGAAGAGAGCGGCCTCGGAGCGCTTGATTTCCGCCAGGCCCATGAATTTAATGAAGCCTTTGAGAAAAACCGCTAGGACACTGTTCAATATATTGCATATAAAAATGCCCGTGTTCAGGATAATCCGTTTATCCTCACACGGGCATTTTGTATAGTGGGCCAGTTACTTCTTCTCTGCAAGCCATAGGGCGACGTTTGCGATTTCCTCAGGAGCCAGCTTATCCTTAAAG of the Paenibacillus pedocola genome contains:
- the rluF gene encoding 23S rRNA pseudouridine(2604) synthase RluF — its product is MRINKFISETGYCSRREADKLVESGRVTINGERAVLGSQASTGDKVLIDGKELETGSKVVYIALNKPVGITSTTEAHIQGNIVDFVGHHERIFPIGRLDKDSEGLILLTNDGDIVNKILRAEGKHEKEYVVTVDRPVTPSFITGMSSGVKILGGKTLPCEVTRISERVFRIILTEGKNRQIRRMCSAFGYEVRRLQRIRVMNIRLGTLQTGQWRELSAQEKQELGAMLNYELQ
- the motB gene encoding flagellar motor protein MotB, translating into MSKKTRHEEHEEHADESWLLPYSDLMTLLVALFLVMYAMSATDAKKFEEMSQAFSNALNGGTGILDQRSATPTKSQLDQGKNDKMDSVVAENTGESDLAKLRKQEQEDLEKLKKQFDQYIDKNGLSDLLSTKLNQSQLMITISDNALFASGQAEVKDESRQLAKSISSMLQQFPDYDVLVQGHTDNIPISNSSYSSNWDLSVDRALHFMKILLLNPNLNPVKFSPIGYGEYHPIAPNTTAAGRAKNRRVEVSILRKYQEAANTTTVVPSGK
- the motA gene encoding flagellar motor stator protein MotA translates to MEISTILGLVFGLIAVLYGMVLKHAPLTSLNTPAAYLIIFLGTTASIFMAFPMSEIKSIPKLFKLLFIQQKMVQKSDLITLFMEWASITRREGLLALESKVDEIEDDFLRNGMRMIIDGNDQEFVRDVLMEDIHATEDRHKAGALIFSQAGMYAPTLGVLGAVIGLIAALADMSDMEILAHAIAGAFIATLLGIFTGYVLWHPMSNKLKRISKKEIQIRLMMVEGLLSIQSGVSTIAINQKLSVFLTPSERAKLSSKEGGSSEQKD
- a CDS encoding 4a-hydroxytetrahydrobiopterin dehydratase; amino-acid sequence: MQFTEEELREQISKLEGWKLDQGGVVRKYMFNEYMKGIAFVDEVAAISEAFDHHPHITIDYKTVILRLSAKEESGLGALDFRQAHEFNEAFEKNR